A section of the Hevea brasiliensis isolate MT/VB/25A 57/8 chromosome 17, ASM3005281v1, whole genome shotgun sequence genome encodes:
- the LOC131169003 gene encoding uncharacterized protein LOC131169003 — translation MIAEENVKDLAIKTKPPIAPQASSPGDKPPTAPQASSLGDKPPIAPQASSLGDAMATAATAFKIAEDPTIGPKPTAAALTSATGNAPRPQDPAPQPQDPAPQPEEHGNTAFCYAALSGNVKIAQIMKKKKHDLSVIRGGKNLFPVHIAALAGHAQMVRELYEEDHIKNQLKANDRISLLIALVESDIYIYDVALKMIEHHPELATMNDHTREEETALHAFARKPCIPSIQTSTGIWSNCKNFCSNKSKRE, via the exons ATGATTGCTGAAGAAAATGTAAAGGATTTAGCTATTAAAACTAAACCCCCAATTGCACCTCAAGCTTCGTCTCCAGGTGATAAACCCCCAACTGCACCTCAAGCATCATCTCTAGGTGATAAACCCCCAATTGCACCTCAAGCTTCATCTCTAGGTGATGCCATGGCTACAGCCGCAACTGCATTCAAAATAGCAGAGGACCCAACCATAGGCCCCAAACCAACTGCAGCCGCATTGACATCTGCAACCGGAAACGCCCCACGACCACAGGACCCAGCCCCACAACCACAGGACCCAGCCCCACAACCAGAGGAGCACGGAAATACAGCTTTTTGCTATGCAGCTTTATCTGGAAACGTGAAAATTGCTCAAAttatgaagaagaagaagcatgATTTGTCAGTGATCCGGGGTGGAAAAAATTTATTTCCAGTTCATATAGCAGCTTTGGCTGGCCATGCACAAATGGTGCGTGAACTGTACGAGGAAGATCATATCAAAAATCAACTAAAAGCTAATGATCGCATTAGTTTACTCATCGCTTTGGTAGagtctgatatatatatatatg ATGTTGCACTGAAGATGATAGAACATCACCCAGAGTTGGCCACTATGAATGATCATACTAGAGAGGAAGAGACAGCATTGCATGCGTTTGCTCGAAAGCCTTGTATACCTTCAATTCAAACTTCTACAGGGATCTGGAGTAACTGCAAAAACTTCT GTTCGAACAAAAGTAAGCGCGAGTAA
- the LOC110640543 gene encoding ankyrin repeat-containing protein ITN1-like, giving the protein MIIPSGRLIFIAAENGKLEFLTILIRQYPALVLKVDENKHTIFHKAILHRHEKTFKLIFELGMMKSLINIHEDENKNNRLHLAGQLPLPSRLNVVPGAALQLQQELRWFEEVKVAVRPGQIVAKNKQKQTAREVFMEKHENLRIAAEKWMIKTTNSCMLVATLIATVTFAAAFTLPGGNRQDNGPDNGFPVFVNRTLFKIFATADAVSLAFSSSSILSFLSIHTSPFSMDDFLKSLPNKLIRGFLFLSIAIITMMGAFVLAFFLIFKHGLIRFAISIAAFAFIPILLFVGQLHLVFEMIYSTYKCSFLFCCNKKTLFPTKSNFPY; this is encoded by the exons ATGATTATACCTTCTGGACGACTTATATTTATTGCAGCTGAAAATGGAAAATTGGAGTTCCTAACTATACTTATACGTCAATATCCAGCTTTAGTATTGAAGGTGGATGAGAACAAAcataccatttttcataaagctatttTGCATCGACATGAGAAAACCTTCAAGCTGATTTTTGAGTTGGGCATGATGAAGAGCTTGATAAACATACATGAAGACGAGAACAAGAATAACAGGTTGCACTTGGCTGGACAATTGCCTTTACCAAGTCGACTAAATGTTGTACCAGGAGCAGCTCTCCAACTACAACAAGAGCTACGATGGTTTGag GAAGTGAAGGTTGCTGTTAGACCAGGGCAAATTGTAgcgaaaaataaacaaaagcagACTGCAAGAGAAGTGTTCATGGAAAAGCACGAGAACTTAAGGATAGCAGCGGAGAAATGGATGATAAAAACAACAAATTCATGCATGCTTGTGGCAACTCTAATTGCCACTGTTACTTTTGCAGCAGCGTTTACATTACCTGGAGGTAATAGACAAGATAATGGACCAGATAATGGGTTTCCCGTTTTTGTTAATAGGACCTTGTTTAAAATTTTTGCCACAGCGGATGCAGTATCTTTAGCATTCTCATCCTCTTCGATACTATCCTTCTTGTCCATTCATACTTCTCCATTCTCAATGGATGATTTTCTCAAGTCATTGCCAAACAAGTTAATTCGAGGATTCTTATTCCTTTCCATAGCAATAATAACAATGATGGGTGCCTTTGTTTTAgcctttttcttaattttcaaaCATGGATTGATTCGATTTGCTATTTCTATTGCTGCATTCGCTTTTATCCCAATCCTTTTATTCGTTGGGCAGCTCCATCTTGTTTTTGAGATGATCTATTCCACCTACAAGTGCTCCTTCCTTTTCTGTTGCAATAAAAAAACTCTCTTTCCTACCAAATCAAATTTCCCATACTAG